TTAATTGGTTTCCCTGTTCCCCGAATTTTTGGTGGAGACCCCGAGATAATTTCTTGGAAAGCTCTGTATTTACCGACTGTATCATATGGCAAAAGGACAGCAAAAGGATTCAGAAATAATCAACAGGGATGGTGGATGCGTGATAGATGTGAGGTATTCACTAAAAATGCAAAATTGGATTGGATTGTTTCAGAAAATTGGAACCAACACGAAATATCTCAACGAGGTAAAATGAGCGACCTGTTACTAAGAAAAAGAATATTGCTCATTGGAGCAGGTTGCATTGGAGCATCAATCGCAGAAATATTTGTAAGAGCAGGAGTGTATAATATTACTATTGCAGATTCAGATATATTTGAAGTCGGGAACTTATCCCGCCATATCTTAAATCTAAATAATATTGGTGAATTTAAAGAATTATCGGTATGTAATTATCTTAACTCCCTAAATCCACACGCAAATGTTAAAGTTATAAATGATACTCTTTCAAATGATGACTCTTTTAAAACAAATATTGATTTGGATAGATATGATGTTATTGTTGATTGTACTGGGGAAAATAATGTACTTGATATTCTTCAAAGAACTAATTTTAAGAGAACCCATATTATAGCTTCAGTCTCTGTTGGATTGGGTGCAAAACGATTATATGTTACACTGATGAATGGTAACACTTTTAATTTTAATGCTTTTTATAATTTGATTTCCCCGTACCTACAGGCAGAAAAAGTCTTATATGATGATTACGACTTGCCAAGGAATGGAATTGGTTGCTGGCATCCGACTTTTCCTGGAAGAAGTGATGATATTTGGATTGCTGCTGCAACTTCCGTGAAGGTAATTGAAAATTACATTATATCAAAATCTCAAAAGACGCTTTCACTCATTTACGAGCAAAAAGAGAGCGATGGGATATTTGAAAGCTATGAGATGGTGGAGAAAAGAGAGAATGGATAATTTGCTTTTTCAAGATAAGAATCAATCATATAGTGTAAAGTTCGACACAAAGGCTTATGAACAAATGCTTTATTATTGTGCTATTTCTAATCCTTATGAAACAGGGGGCATTTTAATTGGAAATTATTCTTCCAACCAAGCAATAGCCAACATTTTGCAAATAACACCACCACCCAAAAATTCTAGACATTCAAAGTGTACTTTTTATAGGGGTATAGATGGATTGAAAAGAATTTTAGACTTGGCATGGGACCAAGGCCAGTATTATTTAGGAGAGTGGCACTATCATCCAAATGCATCGTCGGCACCAAGTAATATTGATAAAAATCAAATGATAGTTTTATCTCAAGACCAAAAACTAAAATGTCCAGAACCTATATTAATTATTGTTGGAGGTTATCAAGACAGTTGGAATATAAATGCTCGGTTATTTGTTAATAAGCAAGAAATTATTCTCAATAAGCGGTAGCACTAGCCTCTTGATAAGACGCAGATTTTTGTGTCAAATTATAAGCTGTACTTGTCGAGTGAGGAAGAATTATTACGAGGATTGAAACAGGAGTATCAATCGTTAGAAGCGGAAAAGATGGAAGAAGATAATGATACTGAAGTAATGAAAAAAAGTAATTGTGCCATAGGCTGTTGCACAATTAGTATGGCGCAAAATTAGTACCATCCATGATTTTGTGGGAAAAGGCTGCACGAACGGTATTAGTACTGTAAAAATATTGCCCAGATATCCATAGTTTTGTGGGGATATAATTTGAATTTATACGCATGTCGAAACGGTTTGTTTAATGTCAAAATAACGGAATTTAAACATAAAATTGAATGAATTTTTACAATACAATAATCTTTAAGATCAATTCAATTCCACTCCTATAATTGTTTATAATGTATAAAAAAATGTTACTATTGTTGTTGAAAATATGGATATTTATGCAAAATATTGACAAAATTTATTATATAATGTATAATAATAAAAAATAGATACAATATCATCATTATGTTTGAATATTTTAGAGGAGGGTTTTATATGTATTGTAGAAATTG
Above is a genomic segment from Hominilimicola fabiformis containing:
- a CDS encoding Mov34/MPN/PAD-1 family protein, encoding MDNLLFQDKNQSYSVKFDTKAYEQMLYYCAISNPYETGGILIGNYSSNQAIANILQITPPPKNSRHSKCTFYRGIDGLKRILDLAWDQGQYYLGEWHYHPNASSAPSNIDKNQMIVLSQDQKLKCPEPILIIVGGYQDSWNINARLFVNKQEIILNKR
- a CDS encoding ThiF family adenylyltransferase produces the protein MESKQILDKLNQARRALDSLSQVEIMDEWQFDNELNVWYLHLSIVIECETPYFPQKSQWFFVVGSEYPKGKIKVYPDVENSIMVTLYHQANNSKIERNGLWRKGALCLEVNTIPNYQSEPYSVDERLLYHAKRAICWLELAAKGKLVTESEPFELPEFSMSNILEMQFAFSEDVVTFMQWESVECRYGIAELDVYKSKPFVYYVKVFKSLSNNIQHYTEWGKYLSKTTISPPIIAPWILMNQIPVVNEWQAPETFGELLVACEKQHINIKCILQNIVSKIRDGKRHLLLIGFPVPRIFGGDPEIISWKALYLPTVSYGKRTAKGFRNNQQGWWMRDRCEVFTKNAKLDWIVSENWNQHEISQRGKMSDLLLRKRILLIGAGCIGASIAEIFVRAGVYNITIADSDIFEVGNLSRHILNLNNIGEFKELSVCNYLNSLNPHANVKVINDTLSNDDSFKTNIDLDRYDVIVDCTGENNVLDILQRTNFKRTHIIASVSVGLGAKRLYVTLMNGNTFNFNAFYNLISPYLQAEKVLYDDYDLPRNGIGCWHPTFPGRSDDIWIAAATSVKVIENYIISKSQKTLSLIYEQKESDGIFESYEMVEKRENG